In one window of Syngnathus scovelli strain Florida chromosome 22, RoL_Ssco_1.2, whole genome shotgun sequence DNA:
- the shank3b gene encoding SH3 and multiple ankyrin repeat domains protein 3 isoform X5, which translates to MPLSPAADTKHDRPRQQAVTNGNATGSPVARDDDAEDIPSGNSIVVRIGIPDLQQTKCLRLDPELPVWTSKQRVLVTLTQSLSDVLNYGLFQPAFNGRAGKFLDEERLLKEYPLPPITPIPYLEFRYKRRIYTQTYVDDKQLAKLHTKANLKRFMEHVHQKNVEKVSKWLEKGLDPNFHDSDSGECPLTLAVQLEESCELIKVLRSGGAHLDFRTRDGITALHRAVMCRNSAALTTLLDLGASPDYKDSRGLTPLYHSAMVGGAPYCCELLLQDHATLGMTDENGWQEIHQACRHGNVQHLEHLLFYGADMSSQNASGNTALHLCALYNQDSCARVLLFRGANKDVKNYNNQTAFQVAIIAGNFDLAEIIKIHKTSDVVPFRESPSYTKRRRLGALRSPAGNGLSSPRSLIRSVSDNALESPASSPGPSLQSLETHLDTHTHSLRRHARRLSPSGHAESSPPSSPPLTPQLRKKRLYSAVPGRTFIATRSHVPQGSGEIQLHRGERVKVLSIGEGGYWEGNVKGRTGWFPADCVEEVQMRHYDPRLETREDRTKRLFRHYTVGSYDNYTSYSDYVIEEKMAVLQKRESEGFGFVLRGAKAETPIEEFAPTPAFPALQYLESVDQGGVAWRAGLRTGDFLIEVNGADVVKVGHRQVVALIRQGGSRLLMKVVSVSRKSDTNLIRKKAPPPPKRAPSTSLTLRSKSMTADLEEIARRRRFEKLDEMLAGNTQEVVLRSRPADDFRAATVKQRPTSRRITQAEINSLFERQGLVPPSAPEKSTMALPRGMSRTKSFGAPEDDRISALIHESRFPRSSSLSDSFIPPPPQTAPPPPPSPLFLLDSGPPPSFLPPPPPARGEGLSRSSFKPGAEPRLQELSDAPSRSHAERQRKARSMIILQDTPPPLQPEMHVAAAAAMHVSSSHTSTLSLHAVALGHSPLSRRRGRPIENPYANVGQQAPPAKPQRRKSPLLKQLPVEEQGLKEQDAKSEANAPGSPSRAELYQQQVLSERARVHGRRSSLFLSVEGAISDNQAPPLLTQSHSMDDLGELPPPAPVLTPSPTPHTFLHPLTGKPLDPSSPLALALAARERALTARTPSPEPRPKHASASGTPIPTPAASPEGRHKRTPVPTPQSSPEPRSKRATPQTSPEQRSKRTTPQSSPELRHKRVTPPLFQDGQVERPEAEGGVTSPAGPSPERWRPVPLANLAHDSHSAAVDRRRSLTVGSSEEDGGAYTVTLPPALLSSSDEETREELRRIGLVTPPPGFAAPPSPLAVSPRRGGEGDTGDNEEEARDGSLPPSITLASPPAPPSPSSPPAGHPSSALKPRLRSPVGRGRSALRDPLLKQSSDSELLPSSPASPAATRQPRYLFQRRSKLWGGGEEESRPAALGGQGGSASALELSGRAESGLDLANRLHLLNKDSHSLGEEPSPLDPGRRSPVGGARCVESGESKS; encoded by the exons ATGCCTCTGAGTCCGGCCGCTGACACCAAACATGATCGCCCACGCCAACAGGCGGTTACTAACGGCAACGCGACAGGCTCTCCCGTCGCCCGGGACGACGACGCGGAGGACATACCCTCTGGAAACAGTATCGTGGTCCGCATCGGCATCCCGGACCTGCAGCAGacg AAGTGTTTGCGGCTGGACCCAGAGTTACCCGTTTGGACCAGTAAGCAGAGGGTTCTGGTCACCTTGACTCAGTCTCTGTCGGATGTTTTGAACTATGGTCTCTTCCAGCCGGCGTTCAACGGCCGAGCTGGCAAGTTTCTTGACGAGGAGCGACTTTTGAAAGAGTACCCTCTCCCCCCCATCACGCCCATTCCGTACCTCGAG TTTCGTTATAAACGCAGAATTTACACGCAGACTTACGTAGACGACAAGCAGCTGGCCAAGCTGCACACCAAA GCCAACCTGAAGCGATTCATGGAACACGTCCACCAGAAGAACGTGGAGAAGGTTTCCAAATGGCTGGAAAAAGGCCTCGATCCGAACTTCCACGACTCCGACAGCGGCG AGTGTCCTCTGACGCTGGCGGTCCAGTTGGAGGAGAGCTGCGAGCTGATCAAAGTTCTCCGCAGCGGCGGCGCTCACCTGGACTTTCGCACCAGGGACGGAATCACCGCTCTGCATCGGGCCGTCATGTGCCGAAACAGCGCCGCGCTCACC ACGCTGCTGGACTTGGGAGCGTCTCCGGACTACAAGGACAGCAGGGGTCTGACTCCCCTCTATCATTCCGCCATGGTGGGCGGCGCCCCCTACTGCTGCGAGCTGCTCCTTCAGGACCACGCCACACTAG GCATGACCGACGAGAACGGATGGCAGGAAATCCACCAG gcgtgtcgccatggcaacgtgCAGCACTTGGAGCACCTGCTGTTCTACGGGGCTGACATGAGCTCCCAGAATGCATCGGGAAATACCGCGCTGCACCTCTGCGCCCTCTACAATCAG GACAGTTGTGCTCGAGTGTTGCTTTTCCGAGGAGCCAACAAGGACGTCAAGAACTACAACAACCAGACTGCCTTTCAG GTCGCCATCATTGCCGGGAATTTCGACTTGGCCGAAATCATCAAGATCCACAAAACTTCGGATGTTG TTCCCTTCCGAGAGTCTCCGTCGTACACCAAGCGGCGCCGGCTGGGAGCCCTCAGGTCCCCGGCAGGAAACGGTCTGTCGTCGCCGCGCTCTCTGATTCGCTCGGTCAGCGACAACGCCCTGGAAAGCCCCGCCTCCTCCCCCGGACCCTCCCTGCAAAGCTTGGAAACGCACTtggacacgcacacgcactcgtTACGGCGACATGCGCGCCGCCTCAG CCCGAGCGGTCACGCGGAGAGCAGCCCGCCGTCGTCGCCGCCCCTCACGCCGCAGCTGAGGAAGAAGCGGCTGTACAGCGCCGTGCCGGGACGCACCTTCATCGCCACGCGCTCCCACGTGCCCCAGGGGTCCGGAGAGATCCAGCTGCACCGCGGCGAGAGGGTGAAAG TTCTGTCcatcggcgaaggcggatactgGGAAGGGAACGTGAAAGGAAGAACGGGCTGGTTTCCCGCCGACTGCGTTGAAGAAGTTCAGATGAGGCACTACGACCCCAGACTGG AGACGAGGGAGGACCGCACCAAGCGACTTTTCAGACACTACACGGTGGGCTCGTACGACAACTACACCTCGTACAG CGACTACGTGATCGAGGAGAAGATGGCCGTGCTGcagaagagagagagcgagggatTCGGCTTCGTCCTGCGGGGAGCCAAAG CCGAGACCCCCATCGAGGAGTTCGCCCCCACGCCGGCGTTCCCCGCCCTGCAGTACCTGGAGTCCGTGGACCAAGGCGGCGTGGCCTGGAGAGCCGGCCTCCGTACCGGAGACTTCCTCATCGAG GTGAACGGCGCCGACGTGGTCAAGGTCGGCCATCGCCAGGTGGTGGCGCTCATCCGACAGGGCGGCAGCCGCCTGCTCATGAAGGTCGTGTCCGTTTCCCGCAAGTCCGACACCAACCTCATCCGAAAGAAAG CCCCTCCGCCTCCCAAGCGAGCCCCCAGTACCTCGTTGACTTTGCGGTCCAAGTCCATGACTGCTGACCTGGAGGAGATAG CCCGGAGGAGGCGCTTTG AGAAACTGGACGAGATGTTGGCGGGGAACACGCAGGAAGTGGTCCTGCGCTCGCGGCCCGCCGATGACTTCAGAGCGGCCACGGTGAAGCAGAGGCCCACCAGCCGGAGAATCACTCAGGCCGAGATTAAC TCGTTGTTTGAGCGTCAGGGTCTGGTCCCGCCCTCCGCCCCGGAGAAGAGCACCATGGCGCTGCCCCGAGGAATGTCCAGAACCAAAAGTTTTG GCGCTCCCGAGGATGACCGCATCTCCGCTCTGATCCACGAAAGTCGCTTCCCTCGCAGCTCCTCTCTGAGCGACAGCTTCATCCCGCCGCCTCCCCAGACGGCGCCGCCCCCGCCGCCCTCGCCGCTCTTCCTCCTGGACTCGGGGCCTCCGCCTTCCTtcctcccccctcctccccccgcCCGGGGCGAGGGCCTGAGCCGGTCCAGCTTCAAACCGGGAGCCGAGCCCAGGCTGCAGGAGCTCTCGGACGCTCCGTCCAGGAGCCACGCCGAGCGTCAGAGAAAGGCGCGCTCCATGATCATCCTGCAGGACACGCCGCCTCCGCTGCAGCCGGAGATGCacgtggccgccgccgccgccatgcaCGTGTCCTCCTCGCACACTTCCACGCTTTCTCTCCACGCCGTCGCCCTGGGACACTCGCCGCTGTCACGCCGTCGAGGGCGACCCATTGAAAATCCTTACGCCAACGTGGGACAGCAGGCCCCCCCGGCCAAGCCTCAGAGGAGGAAGTCACCTCTGCTCAAACAACTTCCAGTGGAGGAGCAAG GCCTCAAAGAGCAAGACGCCAAGTCGGAGGCCAACGCACCGGGCAGCCCCAGCAGGGCCGAGCTGTACCAGCAGCAGGTTCTGTCGGAGCGCGCTCGCGTCCACGGCCGCCGCTCCTCCCTCTTCCTCTCCGTCGAGGGCGCCATCTCCGACAACCAGGCGCCCCCTCTCTTGACCCAGAGTCACTCCATGGACGACCTGGGCGAGCTTCCGCCTCCGGCGCCCGTCCTCACGCCCTCGCCGACCCCGCACACCTTCCTGCACCCGCTTACCGGCAAGCCTCTGG ATCCCTCGTCGCCGCTCGCCCTGGCTCTGGCCGCACGAGAACGAGCGCTCACCGCCCGCACGCCGAGCCCCGAGCCGCGACCCAAACACGCCTCGGCCTCGGGCACCCCGATCCCCACCCCGGCCGCCAGCCCCGAGGGCCGGCATAAGCGGACCCCGGTCCCCACCCCGCAGAGCAGCCCCGAGCCCCGCTCCAAGCGCGCCACCCCGCAGACCAGCCCTGAGCAGCGAAGCAAGCGCACCACCCCTCAGAGCAGCCCCGAGCTTCGCCACAAGCGCGTAACTCCGCCCCTCTTCCAAGACGGACAGGTCGAGCGTCCCGAGGCGGAGGGCGGAGTGACCTCGCCGGCGGGGCCGTCCCCCGAGCGCTGGAGACCCGTCCCCCTGGCCAACCTGGCCCACGACAGCCACTCGGCTGCAGTCGACAGGCGTCGGAGCCTGACCGTGGGCAGCTCGGAGGAAGACGGCGGCGCCTATACGGTGACCCTCCCGCCCGCGTTGTTGTCATCCAGCGACGAGGAAACGAGGGAGGAGCTACGTCGGATCGGGCTGGTGACGCCGCCCCCCGGTTTCGCCGCCCCGCCGTCACCGCTGGCCGTAAGCCCGCGCCGCGGCGGCGAGGGCGACACGGGCGACAACGAGGAGGAAGCTCGCGACGGCTCGCTGCCTCCCTCCATCACCTTGGCCTCGCCTCCCGCCCCGCCCTCCCCctcctcgccgcccgccggccaCCCCTCCTCGGCCCTCAAACCGCGCCTGCGCTCGCCCGTCGGCCGCGGCCGCTCGGCTCTCAGGGACCCTCTGCTCAAGCAGTCGTCCGACAGCGAGCTGCTCCCGTCCTCGCCCGCCTCTCCGGCCGCCACCCGCCAGCCGCGCTACCTCTTCCAGCGCCGCTCCAAGTTGTGGGGGGGCGGCGAAGAGGAGAGCCGGCCCGCCGCACTGGGCGGACAAGGAGGCTCCGCCTCGGCCCTGGAGCTGAGCGGCAGGGCCGAGTCGGGCCTGGACCTCGCCAACAGGCTCCACCTCCTCAACAAAGATAGCCACTCCCTGGGGGAGGAGCCCAGCCCCCTCGACCCTGGTCGCAGGTCGCCTGTAGGTGGGGCCAG ATGTGTGGAGAGTGGAGAGAGCAAATCGTAG